The following proteins are co-located in the Primulina tabacum isolate GXHZ01 chromosome 11, ASM2559414v2, whole genome shotgun sequence genome:
- the LOC142518642 gene encoding E3 ubiquitin-protein ligase ATL31-like — protein MGKWVGKRGFAAMDGLFLVSVAVFYVTMVGAQPGTSPSDSDQLGYARFSPSMAVIIVVLIAALFFMAFFSIYIRHCSSESGAAGSVRRALSMRNRRAAAARGLEASVLETFPTFSYSEVKDHKIGKGALECAVCLNEFEENETLRLIPKCDHVFHPECIDAWLESHVTCPVCRANLVPRAGDQSAQASDSANDATPQVNETVERINSTTSRNEEIVIQVDEDRRQVVDKDSVVAQQSSSEFPNRPLRSWSMKIFGLNKFRSNSTGHSLVQPGENLERFTLKLPAEVRKEMIHRASMKRTGSCAASSSCNEGTTSKTPVGGEGSSQGGRYFRRLEKLDRGAKSDRWVFFTRGLSLKSPKVMADGGGVEGSGRRKPVRLPSFNCLQEPKSGDETEIRPFSNNPGSSPV, from the coding sequence ATGGGAAAATGGGTTGGGAAGCGAGGTTTTGCAGCCATGGATGGATTATTTCTTGTTTCGGTTGCTGTTTTCTATGTCACCATGGTTGGAGCTCAGCCGGGTACTTCGCCTTCGGACAGTGACCAGTTGGGGTACGCGAGATTTAGTCCATCTATGGCGGTGATCATAGTTGTCCTCATAGCGGCGCTTTTCTTCATGGCCTTCTTCTCTATTTACATCCGCCACTGCTCCAGTGAGTCCGGAGCTGCTGGCAGCGTCCGCCGAGCTCTTTCCATGAGAAATCGCCGTGCTGCGGCGGCGCGTGGTCTCGAGGCGTCTGTCTTGGAGACGTTCCCCACTTTCTCGTATTCTGAAGTGAAGGATCACAAGATCGGGAAAGGCGCCTTGGAATGTGCTGTGTGTTTGAATGAATTTGAAGAGAACGAAACACTGCGTTTGATACCCAAATGCGACCACGTTTTCCACCCAGAGTGCATCGACGCGTGGCTTGAATCCCATGTCACCTGCCCCGTTTGCAGAGCTAATTTGGTACCACGGGCCGGAGATCAATCGGCTCAGGCATCAGATTCAGCAAATGACGCTACCCCACAAGTGAACGAAACCGTGGAAAGAATCAACAGTACGACGTCAAGAAATGAGGAGATCGTCATACAAGTAGATGAAGATCGACGACAAGTAGTCGACAAGGATTCAGTTGTGGCTCAGCAATCGAGCTCCGAGTTCCCAAACAGGCCTCTGAGATCATGGTCAATGAAAATCTTTGGTTTAAACAAGTTCAGATCAAACTCCACCGGACATTCACTGGTTCAACCTGGAGAGAATCTGGAGAGGTTCACTCTGAAATTACCTGCGGAGGTGAGGAAGGAGATGATCCACCGAGCTTCGATGAAACGAACCGGCAGCTGCGCGGCGAGCAGCTCATGTAATGAGGGGACGACTTCCAAAACTCCCGTCGGAGGAGAAGGAAGCAGCCAGGGAGGGCGGTACTTCCGAAGACTGGAGAAACTGGACAGGGGGGCTAAATCGGACAGGTGGGTATTTTTCACGAGGGGTCTGTCGCTAAAATCACCGAAGGTGATGGCTGATGGCGGCGGCGTCGAGGGCAGCGGGCGGCGGAAGCCGGTGAGACTCCCGTCTTTCAACTGCCTGCAGGAGCCCAAGTCCGGTGATGAGACAGAAATCCGACCGTTCTCAAATAACCCCGGTTCGTCTCCGGTCTAG